From a single Porites lutea chromosome 10, jaPorLute2.1, whole genome shotgun sequence genomic region:
- the LOC140949733 gene encoding uncharacterized protein: MDKDRSKKKGGTLWKQVKSSAAELFEPNKPKNQGPSGRVEQAGPSTSSVTDLSAGKQSSRSMATKEESLGPSGRVEQAGPSTSSVTDLSPGKQPSSSTATEEEPPDSLCLEECQKQLRSIYETKSKVKIVPWDQSSAVHIDKVYTQLSWFMDEKDPSGVTQKELEHYTDIFDGGRLHHLPKRILVHGRPGIGKTVFTQKSTFDWSQHRFERKLGRFDLVLLVKLRDVCNLNDVPAILSAANLLASDGPISTDNLYDYVRHHQEKVLLIFDGYDEYVHSAERQSPVLQIWEKRQLRDCCVIITSRDMKGEGLKRSSEAQFEIDGFDRKRQEVFARRFLKDDQDVEEFFEYLKQQSLKDIAKIPILLLMLLLVWKEKDREGLPSSRVMIYDQFIQTMFNHVSEKQEKAAEKVDDHKQELCKVGELAFDALLQDLLYFPVSKLPDHVLTEKLIEAGLFQLLNMSALNPCKAVHFIHKSMQEFLASLFLKEELLSQESKNNSLFKVDSIEKIFKLNEVFKFVAEISEESAREILIHLLEIAAKEAGEYSFDNQAPSVEDLSETQKNLLTLCTQFFFYCSADTRTELFPTFLSNLGGVFLINPNQLNIAAKENFVKTTASLMYIFFSESDQYTEQSYNHLTTLAQQLNAVIVSRTGEQKASEFLNVFPWRSVDEFFLMKEENNTHLYFTQIVKPLPYKMVKTLVSLEETTKKTNMNGDESSEESSSSCCSKRYGLSRVRLIYAWKVNRSDVELMIEMMPFITAPHEIGVWDELGEVFDAELTESLLRSIPTTHKLERLTLGHINITSSPAVEFISRVFKQDLPNLKYLHMSFNPLLGAGVDSLIKHLSCAPHLERLYLVEVKMTPQQVMNLTSAIKQHGNITQLLSPYHDDEGNPKPEDEWPSENYWKSEYPHLFPDSSPESAHEQEQTHERASEFPRRKRCSCCIIM; this comes from the exons GTCCATCTGGAAGGGTTGAGCAAGCTGGCCCAAGCACAAGTTCTGTTACAG ACCTGTCACCAGGGAAACAGCCCTCTAGCTCTACGGCCACCGAGGAGGAGCCACCAG attcTCTCTGCCTCGAGGAGTGCCAGAAACAGCTGCGATCAATTTATGAAACCAAAAGCAAAGTCAAAATCGTTCCGTGGGACCAAAGCTCTGCCGTTCACATTGACAAAGTTTACACCCAGTTGTCTTGGTTTATGGATGAGAAGGATCCCAGCGGAGTAACACAGAAGGAGCTTGAACACTATACCGACATTTTTGACGGCGGAAGACTTCATCATTTGCCTAAGCGCATTTTGGTTCACGGACGACCAGGTATCGGCAAGACCGTTTTTACGCAGAAATCTACATTCGACTGGTCCCAGCACAGATTTGAACGAAAGTTAGGAAGATTTGATCTCGTACTTTTGGTCAAATTACGCGATGTTTGTAACCTCAACGATGTCCCTGCCATTCTGAGCGCTGCTAATCTTCTTGCGAGTGATGGCCCAATTTCCACAGACAACCTGTACGATTACGTTCGTCACCACCAAGAAAAAGTGTTGCTTATTTTTGACGGCTACGATGAATACGTACACAGCGCAGAAAGGCAATCACCTGTTCTTCAAATCTGGGAGAAAAGGCAGTTGAGGGATTGTTGTGTTATTATAACGTCTAGAGACATGAAAGGAGAGGGATTGAAAAGATCCAGCGAAGCTCAATTTGAGATCGACGGTTTCGACCGTAAGCGACAAGAAGTGTTCGCCCGTAGATTCTTGAAAGATGATCAAGATGTTGAAGAGTTTTTCGAGTACTTGAAACAACAAAGTCTGAAGGATATAGCAAAAATacctattttgcttttaatgttgttgttggtttGGAAGGAAAAGGATCGTGAAGGACTACCTTCATCACGGGTGATGATTTATGACCAGTTCATACAGACTATGTTTAATCATGTGtcagaaaaacaagaaaaggcgGCGGAAAAAGTTGACGACCACAAACAAGAACTCTGTAAAGTAGGAGAACTAGCCTTTGACGCACTTCTACAAGATTTACTTTACTTTCCTGTCAGTAAACTGCCGGATCACGTTTTGACTGAGAAACTGATCGAGGCCGGGTTGTTTCAGCTGCTAAACATGTCCGCTCTTAACCCGTGCAAAGCCGTGCACTTCATTCACAAATCCATGCAGGAGTTTTTGGCTtctttatttctaaaagaaGAACTGTTATCtcaagaaagtaaaaacaattcccTTTTCAAAGTCGACTCAATTGAAAAGATCTTCAAGTTGAAtgaagtttttaaatttgttgctgAAATATCAGAAGAATCCGCGCGCGAGATCTTGATTCATCTGTTGGAAATAGCGGCGAAGGAAGCCGGAGAGTACAGCTTCGACAACCAAGCACCGTCAGTCGAAGATTTGtcagaaacacaaaaaaatcttttaactcTATGTACACAGTTTTTCTTCTACTGCTCAGCAGACACGAGAACAGAACTTTTCCCCACTTTTCTTTCTAATCTAGGAggtgtttttttaataaatccTAACCAGCTGAATATTGCagcaaaggaaaattttgttaaaactaCCGCTTCacttatgtacatatttttctcTGAAAGCGACCAGTATACAGAGCAAAGTTATAATCATTTGACAACTTTAGCACAGCAATTAAACGCTGTTATAGTTAGTAGAACAGGAGAACAGAAAGCATCAGAATTTTTGAATGTATTTCCATGGCGTAGTGTTGACGAGTTTTTCttaatgaaagaagaaaacaacactcACCTTTATTTTACTCAAATTGTAAAACCTCTTCCATATAAAATGGTAAAGACGTTAGTTAGTTTAGAAGAGACAACAAAGAAGACAAACATGAATGGTGATGAGTCAAGTGAAGAGAGCAGCAGCAGCTGTTGTTCAAAGCGTTATGGTCTCTCCAGGGTTCGGTTGATTTATGCTTGGAAGGTGAACAGGTCAGATGTGGAACTGATGATTGAGATGATGCCGTTTATCACCGCTCCACACGAGATAGGGGTTTGGGATGAACTCGGTGAAGTGTTTGATGCTGAGCTAACAGAGTCTCTACTGAGGAGCATCCCAACAACACACAAACTGGAGAGATTAACACTCGGTCATATCAATATAACATCATCACCTGCTGTGGAGTTCATCAGCAGAGTATTTAAACAAGATCTTCCAAACTTGAAGTATCTCCACATGTCATTCAATCCTCTTCTGGGTGCAGGAGTCGACAGCTTGATAAAACATCTCAGCTGCGCTCCTCACCTGGAGAGACTGTACCTTGTAGAAGTGAAGATGACTCCACAGCAGGTGATGAATCTCACATCAGCCATCAAGCAGCACGGAAACATCACTCAACTGCTGTCACCCTACCac GATGATGAAGGAAACCCCAAACCTGAGGATGAATGGCCATCAGAGAACTACTGGAAGAGTGAGTACCCTCACCTCTTTCCTGATTCATCACCTGAATCAGCGCATGAACAGGAGCAG ACCCATGAAAGGGCATCAGAGTTTCCAAGGAGAAAGAGATGTTCCTGCTGTATTATCATGTAA